The following proteins are co-located in the Flavobacterium sp. CECT 9288 genome:
- the ftsY gene encoding signal recognition particle-docking protein FtsY encodes MSFFKKIFSSEKKEILDKGLEKSKTNFFSKLTKAVAGKSKVDDEVLDNLEEILVASDVGVSTTLKIITRIEKRVASDKYLGISELNQILREEIAGLLSETNTGESSEFVIPADKKPYVIMVVGVNGVGKTTTIGKLAYQFKKQGYNVVLGAADTFRAAAIDQLQIWADRVGVPIVRQEMGSDPASVAFDTLQSAVAQKADIVIIDTAGRLHNKINLMNELSKVKRVMQKVVADAPHDVLLVLDGSTGQNAFEQAKQFTAATEVSCLAVTKLDGTAKGGVVIGISDQFQIPVKYIGVGEGIEDLQVFNKLEFVDSFFK; translated from the coding sequence ATGAGTTTTTTTAAAAAAATATTTTCATCAGAGAAAAAAGAGATACTAGATAAAGGTTTAGAAAAGTCAAAAACAAATTTCTTTTCAAAGCTTACTAAGGCTGTCGCAGGAAAGTCTAAAGTTGATGATGAAGTTCTGGATAATCTAGAAGAAATTCTTGTTGCCTCTGATGTGGGAGTAAGTACTACGTTGAAAATCATTACTAGAATTGAAAAACGAGTAGCTTCAGATAAATATTTAGGTATCTCAGAGTTGAACCAAATATTGAGGGAAGAAATAGCTGGTTTACTTTCTGAAACTAATACTGGTGAGTCATCTGAGTTTGTTATTCCAGCAGATAAAAAACCATACGTAATTATGGTGGTAGGTGTTAATGGGGTAGGAAAAACTACGACTATTGGTAAATTAGCATATCAATTTAAAAAGCAAGGTTACAATGTAGTTTTAGGTGCTGCAGATACGTTTCGTGCCGCTGCGATAGATCAGTTGCAAATTTGGGCTGATCGTGTAGGTGTTCCTATTGTGAGGCAAGAAATGGGAAGTGATCCGGCTTCGGTGGCTTTTGATACTTTGCAATCAGCGGTGGCTCAAAAAGCTGATATTGTTATTATTGATACAGCAGGACGTTTGCATAATAAAATCAATTTGATGAATGAATTGTCTAAGGTGAAGCGTGTAATGCAAAAAGTGGTTGCCGATGCACCACATGATGTTTTATTAGTTCTTGATGGATCTACTGGACAAAATGCTTTTGAACAAGCAAAACAATTTACTGCTGCAACAGAAGTGAGTTGTTTAGCAGTTACTAAACTTGATGGAACTGCAAAAGGCGGAGTTGTTATCGGAATTTCTGATCAGTTTCAAATTCCAGTAAAATACATTGGAGTAGGTGAAGGTATTGAGGATCTTCAAGTTTTTAACAAATTGGAGTTTGTAGATAGTTTTTTCAAATAA
- a CDS encoding 3'-5' exonuclease, whose amino-acid sequence MELKLNKPICFFDLETTGIDIGKDRIVEISIFKVFPNGNKESKTWLVNPTIPIPAQTTAVHGITDEKVANEPTFKELATQVYNMIKDSDLAGFNSDRFDIPLLAEELLRAGVDFDMKNRVSVDVQTVFHKMEERTLSAALKFYCGKNLENAHSAEADTMATYEILKAQLDRYPELENDMKSLSEFTTRKKIADFAGMIAFDKDNEEIFTFGKHKGVKVEKVLETEPGYFSWIQNADFPLYTKKVLTAIKLRKLNNKLS is encoded by the coding sequence ATGGAACTAAAACTCAATAAACCAATTTGCTTTTTCGATCTTGAAACTACTGGAATTGATATTGGAAAAGACCGAATTGTAGAAATATCAATTTTCAAAGTTTTCCCAAACGGGAACAAGGAAAGTAAAACGTGGCTCGTAAATCCTACTATTCCTATTCCGGCACAAACTACAGCGGTTCACGGAATTACTGATGAAAAAGTAGCTAATGAGCCAACTTTTAAAGAACTGGCAACGCAGGTGTATAATATGATAAAAGACAGCGATTTGGCTGGATTTAACTCAGATCGTTTTGATATTCCTTTATTGGCCGAAGAATTACTTCGTGCAGGGGTAGATTTTGACATGAAAAATAGAGTTTCAGTTGATGTGCAAACTGTTTTTCATAAAATGGAAGAGCGAACTTTAAGCGCAGCTTTAAAATTTTATTGTGGTAAAAATCTTGAAAATGCCCATTCAGCTGAAGCAGATACCATGGCTACTTACGAGATTTTAAAAGCGCAATTAGACCGTTATCCAGAATTGGAAAATGACATGAAATCGTTGTCTGAATTTACAACTCGCAAGAAAATTGCCGATTTTGCAGGAATGATAGCATTTGACAAGGATAATGAAGAGATTTTTACCTTTGGAAAACATAAAGGTGTTAAAGTAGAAAAGGTGTTAGAAACAGAGCCGGGTTATTTTAGTTGGATTCAAAATGCTGATTTCCCTTTGTACACCAAGAAAGTTTTAACGGCGATTAAACTTCGAAAACTGAACAATAAATTAAGCTAA
- a CDS encoding fumarylacetoacetate hydrolase family protein: protein MKIICIGRNYTNHIAELHNEKPSEPVVFLKPDSAILLKQHPFVIPEFSNDVHHEIELIVKISKVGKYIEPKFAHKYYDEISVGIDFTARDLQEKLKSKGLPWEKAKAFDGSAVLGDFLPKSQFSSLENITFELLKNGKSVQKGDSSLMLWKIDELVSYVSQFFTLKIGDVIFTGTPEGVAAVNQDDVLEGFLEGQQLFRIQVK, encoded by the coding sequence ATGAAAATAATCTGTATCGGTAGAAATTATACCAATCATATCGCAGAGTTGCATAATGAAAAGCCATCGGAGCCTGTTGTTTTTTTAAAACCAGATTCGGCTATTTTATTAAAACAACATCCTTTTGTTATTCCTGAATTTTCAAATGATGTGCATCATGAAATCGAGTTGATTGTTAAAATTAGTAAGGTTGGTAAATATATTGAACCTAAGTTTGCTCATAAATACTATGATGAAATAAGTGTTGGGATTGATTTTACAGCACGTGATTTACAAGAGAAATTAAAGTCGAAAGGATTGCCATGGGAAAAAGCAAAGGCGTTTGATGGTTCAGCTGTTTTAGGGGATTTTTTACCTAAAAGTCAATTTTCTTCATTAGAAAATATTACATTTGAACTTCTTAAAAATGGAAAATCAGTTCAAAAAGGAGATTCAAGCTTGATGCTTTGGAAGATTGATGAATTGGTGTCTTATGTTTCGCAGTTTTTTACGCTTAAAATTGGCGACGTAATTTTTACAGGAACTCCAGAAGGAGTAGCAGCTGTAAATCAAGATGACGTTTTAGAGGGATTTTTAGAAGGACAACAACTATTTAGAATACAAGTAAAATAA
- a CDS encoding acyltransferase family protein → MIKERLISLDVFRGFTILLMTIVNNPGSWATVYPPLLHSDWNGCTPTDLVFPFFIFIMGVAVSFAMPTKNFDNKTFNKILIRSLRMFCLGMFFNFFGKIQLFGLDGIPLLIGRIIITISVGYSLMGSFNAKVKTYLAIGIFVTFLCLAYSGIEAYQDVRLPGVLQRIGIVYFVISLLYLKTTLKTQIIVASTILIGYWAVMTLIPVPGIGLPILDKETNLASWIDSVFLKNHVWAVTKTWDPEGILSTIPAIASGIIGLLIGQLLNRPLPKLEIVKKMGIAGIILIILGLLWSVTFPLNKSLWTSSFVLYTSGIAILSLTIFYYVIDVANYKKWTKLFLVWGVNPMIVFFFSEIIPQALEMIQFQNPEIPSEQINLQNYLYHFWIAPVFNNPMTASLAGALIYVTIWSLILRLFYKHQLIFKV, encoded by the coding sequence ATGATAAAAGAACGCCTAATTTCGCTGGATGTATTTAGAGGATTTACTATTTTATTGATGACTATTGTCAATAATCCAGGAAGCTGGGCGACTGTTTATCCTCCTTTATTACACTCAGATTGGAATGGTTGTACTCCTACAGATTTAGTTTTTCCCTTTTTTATTTTTATAATGGGAGTAGCGGTTTCATTTGCAATGCCTACAAAAAATTTTGATAACAAAACCTTTAATAAAATACTAATTCGCTCCTTACGAATGTTTTGTTTAGGAATGTTTTTCAATTTTTTTGGAAAAATACAACTTTTTGGACTAGACGGTATTCCCTTATTAATAGGACGCATAATCATAACAATTAGCGTGGGTTATTCACTCATGGGCAGTTTCAATGCAAAAGTAAAAACGTATTTAGCTATTGGTATCTTTGTTACATTTTTATGTTTAGCATATAGTGGAATTGAAGCTTATCAAGACGTCAGGTTACCGGGAGTTTTACAGCGCATTGGAATTGTATATTTTGTAATATCTCTTTTATATTTAAAAACAACGCTTAAAACGCAAATCATAGTAGCATCAACAATTTTAATAGGATATTGGGCAGTAATGACATTGATTCCGGTTCCAGGAATTGGATTACCAATTCTTGATAAAGAAACTAATTTGGCATCTTGGATTGACAGCGTCTTTTTAAAAAATCATGTGTGGGCAGTTACAAAAACGTGGGATCCAGAAGGAATTCTAAGTACAATTCCTGCAATAGCCTCAGGAATAATAGGATTACTGATAGGTCAATTACTCAATCGTCCATTACCTAAACTGGAAATTGTAAAAAAAATGGGAATTGCTGGAATTATTCTTATTATTCTTGGTCTTTTATGGAGCGTCACATTTCCTTTAAATAAATCACTTTGGACGAGCTCTTTTGTTTTATACACATCTGGTATAGCAATACTTTCGTTAACTATTTTCTATTATGTAATTGATGTTGCTAACTATAAAAAATGGACAAAACTATTTCTTGTTTGGGGAGTAAATCCAATGATTGTATTCTTCTTTTCTGAAATAATTCCACAAGCATTAGAAATGATTCAATTTCAAAATCCAGAAATTCCTTCTGAACAAATTAATCTTCAAAATTATTTGTATCATTTTTGGATTGCACCAGTTTTTAATAATCCTATGACGGCATCCTTAGCCGGAGCTTTGATCTATGTAACTATTTGGTCTTTGATTTTAAGACTATTTTATAAACATCAATTAATATTTAAGGTATAA
- a CDS encoding nucleoside-diphosphate kinase, with product MATNRTFTMIKPDAVANGHIGNILAMITNAGFKIVSLKLTQLTVADAQAFYAVHAARPFYGELVEFMSRGPIVAAILEKDNAVEDFRTLIGATNPAEAAEGTIRKAYATSIGENAVHGSDSDENAAIEGAFHFAGREQF from the coding sequence ATGGCTACTAATAGAACATTTACAATGATCAAGCCTGATGCTGTTGCTAATGGACACATCGGAAACATTTTAGCAATGATTACTAATGCAGGATTTAAAATCGTTTCTTTAAAATTAACACAACTTACTGTTGCTGATGCTCAAGCATTTTATGCTGTTCACGCTGCAAGACCTTTTTACGGTGAATTAGTTGAATTCATGTCAAGAGGACCAATCGTTGCTGCAATTTTAGAAAAAGACAATGCTGTTGAAGATTTCAGAACTTTAATTGGAGCTACAAATCCAGCTGAAGCTGCTGAAGGAACTATCCGTAAAGCATACGCAACTTCTATTGGAGAAAATGCAGTTCACGGTTCTGATAGCGATGAAAATGCAGCTATTGAAGGTGCTTTCCATTTTGCTGGAAGAGAGCAATTCTAG
- a CDS encoding Hpt domain-containing protein: MAIHYNLSKVYALSDNDPEFVNEILTLFVTEVPEDLLQIKEGIKKKDHKHAYAYAHKIKPTLDLMGMNVAFEEILQIEAWTKAEGKKKDIKETFKSVKNQVNDAVKEIKKDFDV, encoded by the coding sequence ATGGCTATACATTACAATCTATCAAAAGTGTACGCACTTTCAGATAATGACCCAGAATTTGTCAATGAAATATTGACATTGTTTGTTACCGAAGTTCCAGAGGATTTATTGCAAATTAAAGAAGGAATAAAGAAGAAAGACCACAAGCATGCTTATGCATATGCACACAAGATAAAGCCGACTCTGGATTTAATGGGAATGAATGTTGCTTTTGAAGAAATTTTACAAATTGAAGCTTGGACAAAAGCCGAAGGGAAAAAGAAGGATATAAAAGAGACTTTTAAAAGTGTTAAAAACCAAGTCAATGATGCGGTGAAAGAAATCAAAAAAGATTTTGATGTTTAA
- the rpmB gene encoding 50S ribosomal protein L28: protein MSRVCDLTGKRAMVGNNVSHAMNKTKRKFSVNLVKKRFYLPEEDRWITLRVAASTIKTINKNGIAAVLKKAQSEGFIK from the coding sequence ATGTCAAGAGTTTGTGACCTTACAGGTAAAAGAGCGATGGTAGGAAATAACGTTTCTCACGCTATGAACAAAACTAAGAGAAAATTTTCTGTGAACTTAGTTAAAAAGCGTTTTTATCTTCCAGAAGAAGATAGATGGATTACTCTAAGAGTAGCTGCATCTACGATAAAAACAATTAATAAAAATGGAATTGCTGCTGTTTTGAAAAAAGCACAGTCAGAAGGATTTATTAAATAA
- a CDS encoding DUF4295 domain-containing protein, with product MAKKTVASLQTSSKRLSKAIKMVKSPKTGAYTFVESIMTPEAVDEFLKKK from the coding sequence ATGGCAAAGAAAACCGTAGCATCGTTACAAACATCTTCTAAGAGATTATCAAAAGCCATCAAAATGGTGAAATCTCCAAAAACAGGTGCATATACATTCGTAGAATCTATTATGACTCCTGAAGCTGTTGATGAGTTCTTGAAAAAGAAATAA
- a CDS encoding dihydrolipoamide acetyltransferase family protein, with protein MARYELKLPKMGESVAEATITNWLKEVGDKIEADEAVLEIATDKVDSEVPSEVSGVLVEQLFGKDDLVQVGQTIAIIETDGSDGVSTEAAVATPVAATSIEKEVETVKNTIAAPVDFSNSEKFLSPLVKNIAKEEGVLLTELESIAGTGKEGRVTKNDILEYVKSRGNQSVVAAPAPVLEKVIPAAAPLAQKAVPVSVNGGDEVIEMDRMRKLISGYMVASVQTSAHVQSFIEVDVTNIVKWREKNKNVFEKREGEKLTYTPIFMEAVAKALKDFPGMNISVDGDYIIKKKNINLGMAAALPNGNLIVPVIKNADQLNLVGMAKAVNDLGNRAKMGKLKPDDTQGGTYTVTNVGTFGSVFGTPIINQPQVGILALGAIRKVPAVIETPEGDFIGIRQKMFLSHSYDHRVVDGALGGSFVKRVAEYLEAFDADRAV; from the coding sequence ATGGCAAGATATGAATTAAAACTTCCAAAAATGGGAGAAAGCGTTGCAGAAGCAACTATTACCAACTGGTTAAAAGAAGTTGGAGACAAGATTGAAGCTGATGAAGCGGTACTGGAGATTGCTACTGATAAAGTAGATAGTGAGGTACCAAGTGAGGTTTCGGGAGTTCTTGTAGAACAACTTTTTGGAAAAGATGATTTGGTACAAGTAGGTCAAACCATTGCAATCATTGAAACTGATGGTTCTGATGGTGTAAGTACTGAAGCGGCAGTTGCTACACCTGTGGCAGCTACTTCAATTGAAAAAGAAGTTGAGACTGTAAAAAATACCATTGCTGCGCCAGTAGATTTTTCTAATTCAGAAAAATTCTTGTCGCCGCTTGTTAAGAATATTGCAAAAGAAGAAGGTGTTTTACTTACAGAACTTGAATCTATTGCTGGTACAGGGAAAGAGGGTAGAGTTACTAAAAATGATATCCTTGAGTATGTGAAAAGTAGAGGCAACCAGTCAGTAGTTGCTGCACCGGCTCCAGTTCTAGAAAAAGTTATTCCTGCAGCTGCGCCTTTAGCTCAAAAAGCGGTACCAGTTTCTGTAAACGGTGGTGATGAAGTTATTGAAATGGATCGTATGCGAAAGTTAATTTCGGGTTATATGGTAGCTTCAGTTCAAACATCAGCGCATGTACAATCTTTTATAGAGGTTGATGTTACGAATATTGTAAAATGGAGAGAGAAAAATAAAAACGTATTTGAAAAACGCGAAGGTGAAAAGCTTACTTATACTCCTATATTTATGGAGGCTGTAGCCAAAGCTTTAAAAGATTTTCCAGGTATGAATATTTCTGTTGATGGAGATTACATCATCAAGAAAAAGAATATAAACTTAGGAATGGCTGCTGCCTTACCAAATGGTAACTTGATTGTTCCGGTCATTAAAAATGCTGATCAGTTAAATTTAGTAGGAATGGCAAAAGCGGTAAACGATTTAGGGAACCGTGCAAAAATGGGTAAATTAAAACCAGATGATACTCAAGGTGGTACCTATACAGTTACTAATGTAGGGACTTTTGGAAGTGTTTTTGGTACACCAATTATAAACCAGCCACAAGTAGGTATTCTTGCCCTTGGAGCCATTCGTAAAGTACCTGCTGTTATTGAAACCCCTGAAGGAGACTTTATAGGAATTCGTCAAAAAATGTTCTTGTCACACAGCTATGATCATAGAGTAGTTGATGGTGCATTAGGAGGTAGTTTTGTAAAGCGTGTAGCTGAATATTTAGAGGCTTTTGATGCTGATAGAGCTGTTTAA
- the rpmG gene encoding 50S ribosomal protein L33, which produces MAKKGNRIQVILECTEHKTTGVAGTSRYITTKNKKNTPDRLEIKKFNPILKRVTVHKEIK; this is translated from the coding sequence ATGGCAAAGAAAGGTAATAGAATCCAAGTAATTTTAGAATGTACAGAACACAAAACAACTGGTGTTGCAGGTACTTCAAGATACATCACTACTAAGAACAAAAAAAATACTCCGGATAGATTAGAGATTAAAAAATTTAATCCAATCTTGAAGCGTGTAACTGTTCACAAAGAAATTAAGTAA
- a CDS encoding CinA family nicotinamide mononucleotide deamidase-related protein → MKATIVTIGDEILIGQITDTNSGFIAKALDRIGIETIEMLSISDDKNHILQTLSRLQNTVDFVVLTGGLGPTKDDITKKTFCDYFEDELIVNQDVEKHVVALIERVMNRPASQVNKDQALVPSKCIVLHNEVGTAPGMWIKKENTVYISLPGVPYEMKYLVEDELIPKIVQEYKRPYIIHKTILTYGQGESVVAERIEAWENGLPAFIKLAYLPAPGRVRLRLTARGTDKEILEAAIQENVNSVTEIIKDIIVGFDDDETLEVVLGSLLTKHNKTIATAESCTGGKIAQVLTAVAGASKYFKGGVVTYDTQAKIDLLGVSKHDIEAHSVVSKEVVSAMASSVKAIVKTDYAIATTGNAGPLKGDSNAEIGTVFIAIATPSEIIVEEFNFGQPREKVIDRAVIKSLELVYKEILKIV, encoded by the coding sequence ATGAAAGCAACCATAGTTACAATAGGTGACGAAATATTAATTGGTCAAATTACAGATACTAATTCGGGATTTATAGCTAAGGCTCTAGATAGAATTGGAATCGAAACAATAGAAATGTTATCTATAAGTGATGATAAAAACCATATTTTACAAACCTTGTCAAGATTGCAAAATACTGTTGATTTTGTGGTGCTTACGGGAGGGTTAGGGCCTACAAAAGATGATATTACAAAGAAAACGTTTTGTGATTACTTTGAAGATGAATTGATAGTCAATCAAGATGTTGAAAAGCATGTTGTAGCGCTCATAGAAAGGGTTATGAACAGGCCAGCTTCACAAGTAAATAAAGATCAAGCGCTAGTCCCGTCAAAATGTATAGTGTTGCATAATGAAGTAGGTACGGCTCCCGGCATGTGGATTAAAAAAGAAAATACAGTTTATATTTCTCTTCCAGGAGTTCCTTATGAAATGAAATATTTGGTTGAAGATGAGCTGATTCCTAAAATTGTGCAAGAATATAAACGTCCTTACATTATCCACAAAACCATTTTGACTTATGGTCAAGGTGAAAGTGTAGTGGCTGAGCGTATTGAAGCATGGGAAAATGGATTGCCTGCTTTTATAAAATTAGCCTACTTGCCAGCGCCGGGAAGAGTCCGTTTACGATTGACGGCACGCGGAACTGATAAAGAAATTCTTGAAGCTGCTATTCAAGAAAATGTAAATTCAGTAACTGAGATTATCAAGGATATTATTGTAGGTTTTGATGATGATGAAACGCTGGAAGTAGTTCTGGGATCACTACTTACAAAGCACAATAAAACAATTGCAACAGCCGAAAGTTGCACTGGTGGTAAAATTGCACAGGTGTTAACTGCTGTTGCTGGAGCGTCAAAATATTTTAAAGGTGGTGTGGTTACTTATGATACACAAGCAAAAATAGATCTACTTGGAGTTTCTAAGCACGACATAGAAGCTCATTCGGTGGTGAGTAAAGAAGTAGTCTCTGCTATGGCTTCAAGTGTAAAAGCCATAGTGAAAACAGATTATGCAATTGCTACAACTGGAAACGCTGGACCTCTAAAAGGAGATTCGAATGCTGAAATTGGAACTGTTTTTATTGCAATTGCTACGCCAAGTGAAATAATTGTTGAGGAATTTAATTTTGGTCAACCCCGTGAAAAAGTGATAGATAGGGCTGTAATAAAAAGTTTAGAGCTAGTGTATAAAGAAATTTTGAAAATTGTGTAA
- a CDS encoding DUF721 domain-containing protein produces MAKRLNNQSTIGDVLKQIIQVNKLQPGMDQIDVKDAWKNLMGNGVNSYTNNVVLKGSTLYVELTSSVLREELSHGKSKIIKMINEELRRDVVKDVVLR; encoded by the coding sequence ATGGCAAAGAGATTAAATAATCAGAGTACTATAGGGGATGTTTTGAAACAAATAATCCAAGTGAATAAGTTACAACCTGGCATGGATCAAATTGATGTGAAAGATGCTTGGAAAAATCTTATGGGGAATGGTGTGAACAGTTATACGAATAATGTAGTTTTGAAAGGAAGCACGTTATATGTGGAGTTGACTTCGTCTGTTTTGCGAGAGGAATTAAGTCACGGAAAGTCTAAAATCATCAAAATGATCAATGAGGAATTAAGACGCGATGTGGTGAAAGATGTGGTTTTAAGATAG
- the bshC gene encoding bacillithiol biosynthesis cysteine-adding enzyme BshC, with protein sequence MPTDCISYQNSGYFSTLMNDYLDQKNNLNTLYNRFPNLENFEEQILEKQNNFDNSNRSILVSTLQKQYLKVETSVLTKQNIESLNNINTFTITTGHQLNLFSGPLYFLYKIISTINLTTELKSKYPSYNFVPIYWMATEDHDFEEINYFNFKGKKFRWNKESTGPVGRLSTEGLADFLEVYALELGSSINANTLKKLFEDSYIKHNNLADATRFLANALFGNYGLVIIDADNADLKRSFIPYIKEELLQQTSHKLVLETAEKLKEYTIQVNPREINLFYIEDNIRERIIFENNKYKVNHTKLEFSETEILSILENHPEKFSPNVIMRPLYQEVILPNLCYIGGGGEIAYWLELKSFFAAAKITFPMLLLRNSVLLATEKQAKKADQLNLSWSDLFSKQQDLRNDKTKELSEIQIDLKDLKDQLKQQFDSLHQRATKTDQSFMGALKAQEAKQIKGLENLEKRLLKAQKRTLSDVLQRITDLQNELFPNQSLQERQNNFSEFYLEYGENLIPQLIQMLKPLQSNFDIIKFP encoded by the coding sequence ATGCCAACCGACTGTATCAGCTATCAAAATTCCGGATATTTCTCTACTTTGATGAACGATTATTTAGATCAAAAAAACAATTTAAATACTCTGTACAACAGATTTCCAAATCTTGAAAACTTTGAAGAGCAAATTCTTGAAAAGCAAAATAACTTTGACAATAGCAACAGATCCATTTTAGTTTCTACTTTACAAAAACAATATTTAAAAGTTGAAACTTCTGTTTTGACCAAACAAAATATTGAATCTTTAAATAATATAAATACATTCACTATCACAACTGGTCATCAACTAAATTTATTCAGCGGACCTTTATATTTTTTGTATAAAATCATCTCGACAATTAATTTAACAACAGAATTAAAATCGAAATATCCTTCCTATAATTTTGTTCCCATTTACTGGATGGCAACTGAAGATCATGATTTTGAAGAAATTAATTATTTCAATTTTAAAGGTAAAAAATTCCGTTGGAACAAAGAAAGTACTGGACCAGTTGGCCGATTATCTACTGAAGGTTTGGCCGATTTCCTTGAAGTATATGCACTCGAATTAGGTTCTAGTATAAATGCGAATACCCTAAAAAAACTATTTGAAGATTCTTATATCAAACACAATAATCTCGCCGATGCTACTCGGTTTTTAGCCAATGCACTATTTGGTAATTACGGCTTAGTAATTATAGATGCCGATAATGCTGACTTAAAACGTAGCTTTATTCCATACATCAAAGAAGAATTACTGCAGCAAACTTCTCATAAATTAGTACTCGAAACTGCTGAAAAATTAAAAGAGTACACCATTCAGGTAAATCCGAGAGAAATAAATCTGTTTTATATTGAAGATAACATCCGGGAACGCATCATCTTTGAAAACAATAAATACAAAGTAAACCACACTAAACTAGAGTTTTCTGAAACAGAAATTCTATCCATTTTAGAAAATCATCCAGAAAAATTCAGTCCAAATGTAATTATGAGACCGTTATATCAAGAAGTAATTTTACCAAATCTTTGTTACATTGGCGGAGGTGGAGAAATTGCCTATTGGTTAGAACTCAAATCTTTTTTTGCTGCTGCAAAAATTACTTTTCCAATGCTTCTGCTAAGGAATTCTGTTTTATTAGCAACCGAAAAACAAGCCAAAAAAGCAGATCAATTAAACTTGAGTTGGTCCGACTTGTTTTCAAAACAGCAAGACTTAAGAAATGATAAAACTAAAGAATTATCAGAGATTCAAATTGATTTAAAAGATTTAAAAGACCAATTAAAACAACAATTTGATTCGCTTCATCAACGTGCCACAAAAACCGACCAATCTTTTATGGGAGCCCTAAAAGCTCAGGAGGCCAAACAAATAAAGGGATTAGAAAACCTAGAAAAACGTTTACTAAAAGCTCAAAAAAGGACTTTAAGTGATGTTTTACAGCGAATTACCGATTTACAAAACGAACTTTTCCCAAATCAAAGTTTACAGGAAAGACAAAATAATTTTTCAGAATTTTACCTTGAATATGGTGAGAATTTAATTCCGCAATTGATTCAAATGCTAAAACCATTGCAATCTAATTTTGATATAATTAAATTTCCTTAA